In the genome of Paenibacillus sp. FSL R5-0766, one region contains:
- a CDS encoding SH3 domain-containing C40 family peptidase: MNWKKTIITASVTATMLMGSLTTGALTAQVSAAAVDNSQVKVIWGVNLRTTPSSSAKIVRMVAKGETVTVLQQSGSDWYKIKDSANRTGYISSSSKYTQAISGGTSGSGSNSGTSVTSNASVEKVIAAGMKYLGTPYEFGASRNSTATFDCSSFVRQAFIDALGIKLPADSRKQGAYVKAKGTVQTNWKNLKRGDLMYFMSYKGSSASSYSGVNKSSATITHTGIYLGDGKVLHTYSNAGGGVTTSDISGKHWEYRFLFGGSAL, translated from the coding sequence ATGAACTGGAAGAAAACGATTATTACAGCAAGTGTCACAGCAACGATGCTGATGGGAAGTCTGACGACAGGAGCACTAACGGCACAGGTATCGGCAGCTGCTGTTGACAATTCACAAGTAAAAGTAATCTGGGGCGTAAACCTACGCACAACACCTTCTTCTTCTGCGAAGATTGTTCGCATGGTTGCTAAAGGGGAAACGGTAACGGTGCTTCAGCAATCCGGTTCGGATTGGTATAAGATTAAGGATTCTGCTAACCGGACAGGCTACATATCTTCTTCATCCAAATACACACAAGCGATTAGTGGCGGCACAAGTGGATCGGGTTCGAATAGTGGTACATCGGTGACCAGTAATGCATCTGTAGAAAAAGTGATTGCGGCGGGAATGAAATATTTGGGAACACCTTATGAGTTCGGAGCCAGTCGTAACAGCACAGCTACTTTTGACTGTTCCAGCTTTGTACGCCAGGCCTTCATCGATGCACTTGGCATCAAGCTTCCAGCGGATTCTCGCAAACAGGGAGCCTATGTAAAAGCCAAGGGTACAGTTCAGACGAACTGGAAAAACCTGAAACGCGGTGATCTGATGTATTTCATGTCGTATAAAGGCAGCTCTGCATCATCGTATTCGGGTGTGAATAAATCTAGCGCAACCATTACGCACACAGGGATTTACCTGGGTGACGGAAAAGTATTACACACCTATTCCAACGCTGGCGGTGGTGTAACCACTAGTGATATCTCCGGCAAACACTGGGAGTATCGCTTCCTGTTTGGTGGCAGTGCGCTGTAG
- a CDS encoding glycoside hydrolase family 9 protein: protein MKGSWWRRVAMIALSAGLLAGSLSMGTGIRKADAAAGNQNYAEALQKAIYFYEAQRSGPLPASNRVEWRGNSGMQDGADVGVDLTGGWYDAGDHVKFGFPMAASATMLAWSVVEYSDGYEQAGQLEEIKDNIRWATDYFMKAHTKPNELWGQVGAGNTDHAWWGPAEVMQMNRPSFKIDASCPGSDLAAETAAALAASSIVFADDDPAYSTRLLQHAKELYNFADTYRGEYTDCITDAAAFYNSWTGYEDELAWGGAWLYLATNDSAYLSKAIAATDRWSSSGGSANWPYTWTQGWDSKHYGAQILLARITSSLNMPEATRFIQSTERNLDYWTVGVNGTRVKYTPGGLAWLDQWGSLRYAANASFISFVYSDWVSDPVKKSRYQDFAVSQMNYILGDNPRQSSYVVGYGQNAPQHPHHRTAHGSWLNNEDIPANHRHILYGAMVGGPDASDGYTDDIGDYVSNEVATDYNAGFTGALAKMNLLFGQNHQPLANFPAPEVKGDEFYVEAAIKSSGANYTEIRAQLNNRSAWPARMGDQLSFKYFLDLSEVYAAGRTVSDVQVTTSYTEGATVSQPVVVNAAQHIYAITANFGNTKIYPGGEGNYRKEVQFRITGPQGAWNTSNDHSFQTLTTGTPVKSIYLPVYDAGVKVYGQEPGVTPVTVPGAPAGVQAVAGSSQVNLTWAAVSGAESYTVKRSEVSGGPYTTVATGVNGLTYTNTGLTNGTAYYYVVTAVNSAGESSGSVQVSATPQAASTVPGALTLSGTAGDAQSVLTWTAASGATSYKVQRSVAGGTYADVATGLSVLTYTDTTALNGTMYNYRIAAVNANGQTLSNVLALTPSAPPVTTGTLEVQYRSGGSGNSSNAVTPQFNVKNTGTQAIDLSTVKIRYYFTKDGADPMTFWCDYAEMGTANVEGTFVAVNPAKGTADTYLEISFKSGAGSLAAGAETGVIQARFSKNNWSNFDQSNDYSYDASKAAFAAWNNVTGYEGNTKVWGLEP, encoded by the coding sequence ATGAAGGGGAGCTGGTGGAGACGAGTCGCTATGATCGCGTTATCGGCAGGACTACTGGCAGGGAGTTTATCGATGGGCACAGGCATTCGTAAGGCGGATGCGGCCGCCGGAAATCAGAACTATGCTGAAGCACTGCAAAAGGCCATTTACTTCTATGAGGCACAGCGCTCAGGTCCGTTGCCAGCGAGTAATCGGGTCGAATGGCGTGGTAATTCTGGCATGCAGGATGGAGCTGATGTAGGCGTTGATCTGACCGGAGGATGGTATGATGCCGGAGATCACGTAAAGTTTGGTTTTCCGATGGCTGCTTCCGCAACGATGCTCGCCTGGTCTGTCGTGGAATACAGCGACGGATATGAACAGGCCGGACAACTGGAGGAGATCAAGGATAATATCCGATGGGCGACCGACTACTTTATGAAAGCGCATACGAAACCAAATGAATTATGGGGACAAGTGGGGGCAGGTAATACCGACCATGCTTGGTGGGGTCCTGCAGAAGTCATGCAGATGAACCGTCCTTCGTTCAAGATCGATGCTTCATGCCCGGGCAGTGATCTGGCGGCAGAAACGGCTGCAGCGCTGGCAGCGTCATCGATTGTATTTGCAGATGATGATCCGGCATATTCGACCAGACTGCTCCAACATGCGAAAGAGCTGTACAACTTCGCAGATACATATCGGGGGGAATACACCGATTGTATCACTGATGCTGCAGCGTTTTATAACTCGTGGACAGGATACGAAGACGAGCTGGCATGGGGGGGAGCATGGCTTTATTTAGCTACTAATGATAGCGCTTACTTGTCCAAAGCCATTGCAGCTACGGACCGGTGGTCTTCTAGCGGAGGCTCAGCCAATTGGCCGTATACCTGGACACAAGGTTGGGACAGTAAACATTATGGTGCCCAGATCCTGCTTGCCCGTATTACGTCCAGTTTGAACATGCCGGAGGCGACAAGATTTATTCAGTCGACTGAGCGCAATCTGGATTATTGGACAGTTGGAGTCAATGGGACACGAGTCAAGTATACGCCAGGAGGTCTGGCGTGGCTGGATCAGTGGGGTTCGCTCCGATATGCAGCCAATGCATCCTTTATTTCTTTTGTATACTCCGACTGGGTCAGTGATCCTGTGAAAAAGTCAAGATATCAGGATTTTGCTGTTTCACAGATGAATTATATTCTGGGCGATAATCCGCGTCAGAGCAGTTATGTGGTCGGATATGGGCAAAATGCACCTCAACATCCGCATCATCGGACCGCTCACGGTTCATGGCTGAATAATGAAGATATCCCGGCTAACCATCGCCATATTCTGTATGGTGCCATGGTCGGAGGACCGGATGCATCGGATGGATATACCGATGATATCGGGGATTATGTGAGTAATGAGGTCGCAACCGATTACAATGCTGGTTTTACCGGCGCACTGGCAAAGATGAATTTGCTGTTTGGTCAGAATCATCAGCCCCTGGCGAATTTCCCTGCACCTGAGGTGAAGGGAGATGAGTTCTATGTGGAGGCTGCGATCAAATCATCAGGTGCCAATTATACGGAAATCAGAGCACAACTTAATAATCGTTCCGCTTGGCCTGCTCGAATGGGAGATCAACTGTCCTTTAAGTATTTCCTGGATTTGAGTGAAGTGTATGCTGCCGGACGTACGGTATCGGACGTGCAAGTGACAACCTCCTATACGGAGGGGGCGACGGTATCCCAACCAGTTGTGGTGAATGCAGCCCAGCATATCTATGCCATTACGGCGAACTTCGGTAATACCAAGATCTATCCAGGTGGGGAAGGAAATTATCGTAAAGAAGTACAGTTCCGCATTACAGGCCCACAGGGTGCATGGAATACCAGCAATGATCATTCGTTCCAGACGCTGACCACAGGCACCCCTGTGAAGAGCATATACCTTCCAGTCTATGATGCAGGGGTGAAGGTGTATGGACAGGAGCCTGGAGTTACACCAGTCACGGTTCCAGGCGCACCTGCTGGCGTGCAGGCTGTGGCGGGAAGCAGTCAGGTTAACCTGACCTGGGCTGCTGTATCCGGGGCCGAATCGTATACAGTGAAGCGTTCCGAGGTGAGTGGAGGACCATATACAACTGTTGCGACAGGGGTTAATGGATTGACCTACACAAACACGGGACTGACCAACGGGACAGCTTATTATTATGTAGTGACTGCTGTGAATTCAGCAGGGGAATCATCGGGTTCTGTGCAGGTGTCGGCTACCCCGCAAGCAGCTTCGACGGTGCCGGGAGCACTGACTTTAAGTGGGACAGCTGGTGATGCGCAGTCGGTCCTGACCTGGACAGCAGCCTCGGGCGCTACTAGCTATAAGGTACAACGTTCGGTGGCAGGCGGGACATATGCAGATGTGGCAACCGGATTGTCCGTGTTGACTTACACCGACACAACAGCGCTGAATGGCACCATGTACAATTACAGGATTGCAGCCGTGAATGCGAACGGACAGACACTTTCCAATGTCCTGGCACTGACGCCTTCTGCACCTCCGGTGACGACGGGTACACTCGAAGTGCAGTACCGCAGCGGAGGGTCCGGGAATTCAAGTAATGCGGTGACTCCGCAGTTCAACGTGAAGAATACCGGAACACAGGCGATTGATCTCAGTACCGTGAAGATCCGATATTATTTCACCAAGGATGGTGCGGATCCAATGACCTTCTGGTGTGATTATGCCGAGATGGGCACGGCCAATGTTGAAGGTACATTTGTGGCAGTGAATCCGGCGAAGGGTACCGCAGATACGTATCTGGAAATTAGCTTCAAGTCGGGAGCAGGCAGTTTGGCTGCTGGAGCAGAGACCGGCGTGATTCAAGCACGCTTTTCCAAAAATAACTGGAGCAATTTCGATCAAAGTAATGATTATTCCTATGATGCTTCCAAGGCGGCTTTTGCCGCATGGAACAATGTAACCGGGTATGAGGGAAACACCAAAGTATGGGGTTTGGAGCCGTAA
- a CDS encoding glycoside hydrolase family 48 protein: MLKSAAKKSLTAMLAGTVMLTGYTGLWAGPQTAHAADQAIEIQADSINEARFLQLYDQLKDPANGYFSPEGLPYHSIETLLSEAPDYGHMTTSEAYSYWLWLETMYGHYTGDWSQLEAAWDSMEKYIIPVNEGDGKEEQPTMSSYNPNSPATYAAEKPFPDQYPSPLNGQYAAGKDPIDAELKATYGDNQTYLMHWLVDVDDWYGYGNLLNPSHTATYVNTFQRGEQESVWEAIPHPSQDDKSFGKANEGFMSLFTKENQVPSAQWRYTNATDADARAVQVLYWAKEMGYNNPEYLDKAKKMGDYLRYGMYDKYFQKIGSAKSGTPTPGTGKDSNMYLMAWYTSWGGGLGQGGDWAWRIGASHTHQAYQNPVAAYALSDPAGGLIPKSATAKADWNATLKRQLEFYTWLQSHEGAIGGGATNSLDGSYKAYPAGVSTFYDMAYQEAPVYRDPDSNTWFGFQAWPLERVAEMYYILAESGDLTSENFQMAKKVITKWIDWSKDYVFVGERPVTDAQGYYLNAAGQRILGGTNVQVATTPAPGEFWIPGGQEWQGQPDKWNGFSSFTENPNFRVTTKDPVQDTGVLGSYVKALTFFAAGTQAENGTLSAEGQEAKDLAEALLDTAWDYNDGVGIVTEEERKDYFRFFAKEIYIPANWSGTFGQGNTIPGTAGVPSDPAKGGNGVYIGYSDLRPAIKQDPAWAYLDNLYKTSYNTTTKQWENGAPTFTYHRFWSQVDMATAYGEYDRLLGDSDSPEVEVPAAPAGVTATGGSEQVVLNWNAAAGATSYTVKRAEVNGGPYTSVATGVTGSTFTDTGLTNGTTYYYVITAVNAVGESAPSTQASAIPLAGTVVPGVFNLTGTAGDAQAVLTWTASTGASSYKVQRSVGSGAYADLATGLTALTYTDATAVNGTAYNYRVVAINTSGQTNSNVLVLTPLAPPVTTGTLEVQYRNGSSGASVNAITPQFNVKNTGTTAVDLSKVKVRYYFTKDSAADLSFWCDYAQIGSGNVEGHFVSIDPAKGTADTYLEIEFKAGAGSLAAGAETGIIQGRFSKNNWTNFDQTNDYSFDFTQTAFSAWTKVTAYQDGAKVWGIEP, encoded by the coding sequence ATGTTGAAATCAGCTGCGAAAAAAAGTTTAACAGCCATGCTGGCGGGAACCGTCATGTTGACTGGATACACCGGACTCTGGGCAGGGCCGCAGACGGCACATGCCGCAGATCAGGCCATCGAGATTCAGGCAGACAGCATTAATGAAGCCCGGTTTTTGCAATTGTATGATCAGTTGAAAGATCCGGCGAACGGATATTTTTCGCCAGAGGGTCTACCGTATCATTCCATTGAGACCCTGTTGAGTGAGGCCCCGGATTATGGTCATATGACGACGTCCGAGGCATACAGTTACTGGCTGTGGTTGGAAACCATGTATGGTCACTACACGGGAGACTGGTCCCAACTGGAAGCAGCTTGGGACAGTATGGAGAAATACATTATCCCGGTCAACGAAGGTGACGGCAAGGAAGAGCAGCCTACGATGAGTTCATACAACCCGAATAGCCCTGCTACGTATGCAGCGGAAAAACCTTTTCCTGATCAATATCCATCGCCACTTAATGGTCAATATGCAGCGGGTAAAGACCCGATTGATGCCGAACTTAAGGCGACCTATGGTGACAATCAGACCTATCTCATGCACTGGCTGGTCGATGTGGATGACTGGTATGGATATGGAAACCTGTTGAATCCATCACATACGGCTACCTATGTGAACACGTTCCAGCGTGGGGAGCAGGAGTCTGTGTGGGAAGCCATTCCGCATCCATCCCAGGATGATAAATCTTTTGGTAAGGCAAACGAAGGATTCATGAGCTTGTTCACAAAGGAAAACCAGGTACCGTCAGCGCAATGGCGTTACACCAACGCAACGGATGCCGATGCGCGTGCTGTACAGGTGCTGTATTGGGCGAAGGAAATGGGATACAACAATCCGGAATATCTGGATAAAGCGAAGAAGATGGGGGACTATCTGCGCTATGGTATGTATGATAAATACTTCCAGAAAATTGGTAGCGCAAAGAGTGGTACACCAACTCCGGGTACAGGCAAGGATTCCAATATGTATCTCATGGCTTGGTATACGTCTTGGGGCGGTGGCTTGGGTCAAGGTGGGGATTGGGCTTGGCGCATTGGAGCGAGCCATACCCATCAGGCTTATCAAAACCCGGTTGCAGCCTATGCTTTGTCTGACCCGGCTGGCGGCTTGATACCGAAATCAGCAACAGCGAAGGCGGATTGGAATGCGACGCTGAAACGTCAGTTGGAATTCTATACTTGGCTACAATCCCATGAAGGAGCTATCGGCGGGGGAGCAACGAACAGTCTGGATGGTTCATACAAAGCCTATCCGGCAGGCGTAAGTACATTCTATGACATGGCTTATCAGGAGGCACCTGTATATCGTGATCCGGATTCCAACACCTGGTTTGGATTCCAGGCATGGCCGCTGGAGCGTGTAGCCGAGATGTACTATATTCTTGCGGAGAGCGGGGACTTGACCTCTGAGAACTTCCAGATGGCGAAGAAGGTAATTACGAAGTGGATCGACTGGAGTAAGGATTATGTATTTGTAGGTGAGCGTCCGGTGACGGATGCGCAAGGCTATTATCTGAATGCGGCTGGACAGCGCATTTTGGGTGGAACTAATGTTCAGGTAGCAACAACGCCGGCTCCGGGAGAGTTCTGGATTCCGGGTGGTCAGGAATGGCAGGGTCAACCGGACAAATGGAATGGATTCAGTTCGTTTACGGAAAATCCGAACTTCCGTGTAACGACCAAAGATCCAGTGCAGGACACAGGAGTTCTGGGAAGTTACGTTAAAGCTCTGACCTTCTTCGCAGCGGGAACACAGGCAGAGAACGGCACACTTAGCGCGGAAGGCCAAGAAGCCAAGGATTTGGCCGAGGCTCTGCTGGATACAGCTTGGGATTACAATGATGGTGTGGGGATTGTTACGGAAGAAGAACGTAAAGACTACTTCCGCTTCTTTGCCAAAGAGATCTATATCCCGGCGAACTGGTCTGGAACCTTTGGTCAGGGCAATACGATTCCAGGTACAGCAGGTGTACCTTCAGATCCGGCGAAAGGTGGCAATGGCGTATACATTGGATACTCCGATCTGCGTCCGGCCATTAAGCAAGATCCGGCATGGGCTTACCTGGATAATCTATACAAAACGTCATATAACACGACCACGAAACAGTGGGAAAACGGTGCACCTACCTTTACGTATCACCGGTTCTGGTCACAGGTGGATATGGCTACAGCGTACGGCGAGTATGATCGTCTCCTCGGAGATTCCGATAGTCCCGAAGTGGAAGTACCCGCTGCTCCTGCTGGCGTAACAGCAACTGGAGGAAGTGAGCAAGTGGTTCTGAACTGGAACGCAGCCGCTGGCGCAACGTCATATACAGTGAAACGTGCAGAAGTGAACGGTGGTCCTTATACGTCTGTAGCAACAGGGGTCACAGGATCGACATTCACGGACACAGGCTTGACCAACGGCACAACGTATTATTATGTCATCACTGCGGTGAATGCTGTAGGTGAGTCTGCACCGTCGACACAGGCATCTGCAATACCACTCGCAGGTACCGTTGTGCCCGGCGTATTCAACCTAACTGGAACGGCTGGCGATGCCCAGGCGGTACTGACTTGGACTGCATCAACTGGAGCATCAAGTTATAAGGTACAACGTTCGGTAGGCAGCGGGGCATATGCTGATCTGGCAACTGGTTTGACCGCACTGACATATACCGACGCAACAGCGGTGAATGGTACGGCTTATAATTACAGAGTCGTAGCCATTAATACGAGTGGTCAGACGAATTCAAATGTATTGGTGTTGACCCCATTGGCACCTCCAGTCACAACGGGAACGCTTGAAGTACAATACCGTAATGGTAGTTCAGGGGCTTCGGTCAATGCGATTACTCCACAATTTAATGTGAAGAATACAGGTACAACTGCTGTGGATTTGAGCAAAGTGAAGGTACGGTATTATTTCACCAAGGATAGTGCCGCGGATCTGAGTTTCTGGTGTGATTATGCACAGATTGGCAGCGGTAACGTGGAAGGGCATTTTGTTTCGATAGATCCGGCCAAGGGCACGGCAGATACGTATCTGGAGATTGAATTCAAAGCAGGTGCCGGAAGTTTGGCCGCGGGTGCCGAAACCGGAATCATCCAGGGACGTTTCTCGAAAAACAACTGGACGAATTTTGATCAAACCAATGATTATTCCTTTGATTTCACCCAAACGGCCTTCAGTGCCTGGACGAAAGTGACAGCTTATCAGGATGGCGCCAAGGTATGGGGAATTGAACCTTAA